In Chitinophagaceae bacterium, the DNA window AATATTCATTGGTAATCTCAGCAGAAATCCCACCGTAGCATTCAGAATGCCTATCACCAATGCAACTGCTATGGCTGTTCCAAAACTTTTGATATCAACGGATGGCAGCAGGTAAGCCAATAAGAAAAGTAAACCTGCATTAATAAGCAGTTCGAGCAGAAAATTCACTTCAATCAGCTTTTAAAGTCATCTCAGAACCATCGCCCGCAGTTATCTTCATGGTATTATCTGTCAACTCTTTCACCGTGAAGTTTTCAGAAACACTGGCCCCTTCATATTGCCACGATAACATGGTTCCATCATAACTCCAGGTACCCTCCCGTGTTTCCATCGGACTGCTCATAGAAACTTTTCCATTGCTGTAAAAAGTGATCGTTTCTTTTTGTTCATCGCGCGTTATTTTATCCTTGTCTCCTTCAGCATCCGTTTCACGCGTGGCATGCCATGTTTTTTGAGAAGCGCCTGATATCATTTGAGAAGGATTATTGTCGGCATCGTTATGTTTAACATCATTTTTACACGCAGTAAATCCAACAACAAACAGCATCGCCATTACAAAGATTGAGATTTTCATAAGTTTCTGTTTTTTATGAATTATGGAATTATAATTTTTTGACCGGGATGAATGAGATCCGGATTCTTAATGACCTCCTTATTAGCTTCAAATATTCTCCTCCACTCATTCGCATCACCGTAGTGAGCCTGTGCGATTTTTGATAGCGAATCTCCCGCCTTCACTTCATACTCCCGCTGAGCATGTGCTGCAGGAGGAACGCTCATCACCGGCGGTGGTGCAACGGTTTTCTTTTCAACCGGTTTCTCCTTTCCTTTTTGGAAAAAATCCATTAGTCCCATAGATATAATTTTTTTTAATTTAAAAAGATCGCGGCCTGTTTTGTTGTCCCGTTAATTTTGACAGCACATTTCCCATGCTATTATAACCTCGTCCACTACTCAATAAAGAAATAAGTGATCCTATTCCTCCCATCGCGTTTGTATTCAAATTTCTACGACCCAATTGGTTGCGAAGCATGCCACTGTTGTAATTTCTTCTTCCCTGCATGCCACCGCTCAGCAGTTTTGCGATGAGCATCGGGCCGACAATTCCAAGCAATCCTTTCGTAAAGTTCGGAGTGTTGATTCCTGCTTGCCTGAATTTATCACTAAGACCAAGAGATTCTAAAATTCCCGGACGTGCAACTTCATCTTCACTTTTTCCTTTTTCTCTCGCATTATCTACAAACTGATCAAGAAGAGAAAACTGCTGCCGGTTAATGTCAAGACGCTGAGCAATTTCCTCAACATTTTTTTGCTCTTCAGGGGAATATTTTCCATCACTCTTTGCGAAGCTGATGATATCGGTAAGCAGTGAAAACCGCAGGTCACTTTGTTTAAGAATGTCAAGGCAGCGCTCCAGTTCATCAGTGGAAAGCTCTTTCGCAGCCCGCACAATACTTTCTTCCTGCTCCTCTGAAAGATCTGCTGATTCCGCCAACGCGCGGAGGAATTCTATTTCCTCCTCCGTAGCGGAATGATCTGCTGTTGCAATGGAAGCAATTGCTCCTAAATAAGCGCCTTTTTCAAGGTCGTTATAGTCTTTGAGTAACTTTTCAGAATTATTCATGCCATCCGCAAGTCGAAATTCATACCAAGGTATAAATGGACACAAGCCATTTAGCAAAATGGATGCTCTATACAATCAGAACTTATCTAATAAAAAAGACTGCCTCATTTGAAGCAGTCTTCTTTACGCATTACTATTTATTATTTATTACTCTACTGTCACTGAAACAGTACCGTAGGCTCCTGCTCCCGAAACGGTAACTGAATAAATGCCAGGTGCGTATCCTGTGATATTTATAGGAACTGCGTTTTTACCCGCAGTGGTAGCTGTTTCAATGCTGAGGACACCATTGTCTTTACTGTCTTTGATAGTGATGCCTGCTTTTCCGCTTTCAGGCGCAATAAACCGGACAACAAAATTTCCATTAGAAGGATTAGGAGAAACATGCACTCTTGTATCTTGATTCACAACTTGTGTCTCTGCAGGAGATTCTATATCAGGGGAACGAATCGTTTCAGTGGCAGGTTTTGTTTCCACCACCGGGGAATTATTTGAGCGAACAAAACTGCGCGACCTTCTAACGCAATATTAAAATGGTTGAATTACTAAATTGTTTAATTAATTTATGGTTTAATCATAGCGGCTTTATTCAGCTTGCGTTCCCAAAACTTTTATGAGGAACAACGATAGCGAGGTTAGGCAGGGAATATCCGCTAATTTGTTTTTAACTTGTCGCCCGAAATCCGGCTGATCAAATTCATCAGCAGGTATTTGTTAAACCAACTTTTTTATGAGAAACGAAAATTTAATTAAAGGACTATCAGTAATTGCTGTGATTTCATTTATGGCTTGTAATCCCCAGAAACCGGCACCTGTAATTGATAAAGAACAAGTAAAAAAAGAAATTCAAGATAAGGAGAATGAATTTGCTGCTACCTATAATTCAGGAGTAGCGAAAAACATTGGCTACTATGCAGATGATGCAATTTCCTTTTCGCAAAACAGAGCACCCTTAGTTGGCAAAGCCGCGATTGTAGAATATATAAAGGCAGGGATTGACTCCTCTTCCTTTGGCAATAAGATTTCATTTGTAACCAATGAAGTTTTTCCTTCCAATGATGGAAATCAAGTTCTTGAACTTGGCTATTACACACTGGTTGACTCTTCTGATGCGCTGATTAACTCAGGTAATTACATGGTTTTATTTGAGAAAAGAAACGGAAAATATGTTAGCGTAAGAGAAATGAGTGCCTCTGATATTCCGCTGGAATAATAGCAGACTCCATATTTTTCGAGGCTGTCCGAAATGTATTTTCGGACGGCCTTTTTTGTTTGTTATATTGTAAGAACTTGTTTTGAAATGCAAATTTGGTTTTACAGTATTGAATTATTGACACCCTTCGTGAAGTCAAAGGTTAAGCGGTGTAACAAAAAAAAATAATCATAGTAGCTTCTAAGAAGTTGTTTTGAAATCAATCAATATAATTGTTACATCGCTTACCCTTCGGCTGCGCTCAGGGTGCGCTTCTGGCAAAGCCGAACCCTGAGCGCAGCCGAAGGGTGTTCCAAAGAGCATTGTAAAAAAATTAATTGATTTCAAAACAGATTGTAAGTTGTCTAAATTTACTTTTACGCGTTGAAGCCGGTATGATCATAAAAAATCCCTGATAACATCAAATGCTATCAGGGATAAAAATTATTTTTAATGGGTTAATCTAAGGTCTGAAACAGGAAATAATTAATCATCTTCTTCCACCGCCACCACCTCTTCCACCACCGCCTCCCATTGACCGGCCTCCTCCTCCTCCCATGGAACCACCGCCTCCGGAAGGCCGAGATCCACTCATCGAACTCCCGCCCGAAGGACGTGAGCCACCTCCACCAGTACTATAACGGGATGCTCCATTTGAACTGGGCCTGGATTGAGAAGTTCCGGTTGAAGGACGTGTTCCACTTGATGCACCCGTTGAAGGACGTGTACCACTTGATGAACCCGTTGAAGGACGAGTACCGGTTGATGACCCGGTTGAAGGACGTGTTCCACTTGATGAACCGGATGAAGGACGAGTTGCAGCCGAAGATCCCGATGAAGATCCCGGACGACTTCCAACTGAACCGCCCGATGTGCCAGTACCGGAAGAGGCACCCGGACGACTTCCTACCGAACCGCCACCGGTAGATGCTCCAGGGCGACTTCCTGTCGAAGATCCATTTGACGGACGTGTTGCCGCGGCTCCATTATTATTCCTGTAATTACCATTCGAATTATTACGGTCCACAGTACTGGAGGTATTTCTGTTACTATTGTAATTATTGTAATTATTGGTGTTGTGAATGACTGTTGTATTGCCATGATAACCATAGCCACCGTAACCATGATAGTGATAATGATTGCTGGCATAGATACCAATAGCCATTACTGAAAATGCTGCAAAATAAGGTGGATAATATCCGTAATAGTAAGGCGGAGCATAAGGGACATACGCCGGTGAATACACATACTGAACGATCGGCGCAGATTGAACTACTACAGTGGTAG includes these proteins:
- a CDS encoding TerB family tellurite resistance protein; protein product: MNNSEKLLKDYNDLEKGAYLGAIASIATADHSATEEEIEFLRALAESADLSEEQEESIVRAAKELSTDELERCLDILKQSDLRFSLLTDIISFAKSDGKYSPEEQKNVEEIAQRLDINRQQFSLLDQFVDNAREKGKSEDEVARPGILESLGLSDKFRQAGINTPNFTKGLLGIVGPMLIAKLLSGGMQGRRNYNSGMLRNQLGRRNLNTNAMGGIGSLISLLSSGRGYNSMGNVLSKLTGQQNRPRSF
- a CDS encoding LysM peptidoglycan-binding domain-containing protein, translated to MGLMDFFQKGKEKPVEKKTVAPPPVMSVPPAAHAQREYEVKAGDSLSKIAQAHYGDANEWRRIFEANKEVIKNPDLIHPGQKIIIP
- a CDS encoding nuclear transport factor 2 family protein is translated as MRNENLIKGLSVIAVISFMACNPQKPAPVIDKEQVKKEIQDKENEFAATYNSGVAKNIGYYADDAISFSQNRAPLVGKAAIVEYIKAGIDSSSFGNKISFVTNEVFPSNDGNQVLELGYYTLVDSSDALINSGNYMVLFEKRNGKYVSVREMSASDIPLE
- a CDS encoding lipocalin family protein → MKISIFVMAMLFVVGFTACKNDVKHNDADNNPSQMISGASQKTWHATRETDAEGDKDKITRDEQKETITFYSNGKVSMSSPMETREGTWSYDGTMLSWQYEGASVSENFTVKELTDNTMKITAGDGSEMTLKAD